TTATCACGAGAAAAATTATCACGAGAAAAATTATCACGAGAAAAATTATCACGAGAAAAATTATCACGAGAAAAATTATCACGAGAAAAATTATCACGAGAAAAATTATCACGAGAAAAATTATCACAAAATTGTAAGTTCCGTGTTGTTCACGTCTGCTCCGTGATTTTTTCTGTGAAATTTCCGTGTACTCTGTGTGTTCCGTGGGCGGAGCTACAAAAAATGTTTAGAGTTACCAATAAACGAATTTCTCGACAAAGCTGTTCGGAGACGGTCCTGTCTCCCACGAAAAAACCGAACACGTGAACTCCATCGATTGCCTCCCTTGAACACAAGTCTTCGACAACTCCTTTTATCAGCGTGAGAGGTCCATACTATTCAGAGAAAAATATGAAATATCTTCTGATTCTTGGAGACGGCATGGCGGACGAACCGATTCCGGAGCTTGGTGGAAAAACTCCGCTAGAGGTTGCAAAGAAACCGAACATGGACCGTATTGCCCGCGAAGGAAAATGCGGCATGATGCGTACGGTTCCGGACTCTCAGGAACCCGGTTCTGACGTTGCCAACATGTCGATCCTTGGCTATGATCCGGCAAAATACTATACCAGCCGCGGCGCTCTTGAAGCGATGAGCATGGGCGTTCCGTTTGGTCCAAACGATCTCGCCTACCGCTGCAACTTTGTGACGATTGAGAACGGAAAAATGAAGGACTTCTCCGCAGGCCATATCAGCAGTGCGGAAGGAAAGGAACTGTTCGCATCGCTCTCCGAGCGGCTGAAGGATTTTGATGTGAAACTGTATCCGGGAGTCTCCTATCGAAATGTTCTGATGCTGCCGAACGGTAAAGGTTCGGTAACCAAAGCACCGCACGATATCGTTGATGAAGTGATCGACCCTTACCTCCCGGTCGGCGAGGATGCAGCTGTGCTCCACCGCTATATGGTGATTTCCTATGATGTGTTCGCAAACCACCCAGTCAACAAGGCGCGTATTGCCGCAGGAAAAAATCCGGCAAACATGATCTGGCCTTGGAGCGGAGGAGCAAAACCTGCGATGCCGGCATTCTCTGAGATGTTCGGCAAGAAAGGTGCGGTCATTTCCGCGGTTGATCTTTTGTTCGGTATTGCCCGCTGTGCCGGCATGGAGATTGTAAAAGTTCCGGGCGCGACCGGCTATCTTGATACGGATTATCTGGGCAAGGCAAAGGCAGCAGTTTCGACGCTGAAAGGCGATGTCGACTTTGTCTATATGCATGTCGAGGCACCGGACGAGGCTGGGCATCTTGGATCTGTTGAAGAGAAGATTAAGGCAATCGAGCAGCTGGATGAGGCGGTCGGCTACATTCTTGACAACTTCGACGGCTGTGTGATGCTGATGCCGGATCACCCGACGCCTATTGCGAAGAAGACGCATACAAGAGATGCAGTGCCGTTCGCGGTGCTCGGTCTTGGCGAAAAGGATTCAGTCTCGATGTATACAGAAAAAGAGGTTGCCGCGAAAGGCGGGTACGGATCGGTTCAGTCTGTGGATCTTCTTCGGATGATCTTTGCAGAAAAATAATTTTTTTTGATATCTGTGCAACCTTGCGGGAAAGATCGTTTGGGATCAGTTTTCTGAATTTGTTTTTGGTTTGTATTTTTCTGGATGATATCCTGTCTTCTGATAGATCATCTGAATACTTTCGAACGCGTCAATGTCTTTTTGTTTTGCTTCTTGATTCAGGCAGGAGTATGGTATCATGTCGGGATGCAACATCTGTTGATCATCCCGCCTTTCATTCAGATGCCATCCGTTCGCAAGCATAACTGCCCACCAACGGTTGTGTTCGAGTTCCGCGAGGAATGAGATGCCCTCTGTCGTGAGCTGCTGCTGGAGCTGATTCCATTTCTTCGGATCTTCTCCCGGACAGATGCGATAACCAAGGATTGCAAATTTGATGAGATGATGTGCGGCCTGGCAGATGTTTTGATCCTGCTGAGTTGGTGTTAGTTCATTCCAGTGGATTGGTTTGTGGTGTTTGTGTGCGTAGCGGCTGTGTACTGCTTGTGCGATAAATTCAGTTTGGTCTGTTTCTCCAATGTCGGTAATTTCCTCGGTCAGGATAGATGTTTTTGAAGAGATGAATTTTGTTTGATCGAGATGATTTCGATCGATGATCACTGCGTATTTTGTATTTTGGATCGGGGATATAGTGAGATCCGTCAGTTTTTTGAAGGTGATTGCTGGAAGGGGAAGGCAGGCATCTGATATGCCGGTAAGATGGCGAATTGTTTCCTGTTCTTTTTTCTGCGTGTCAGGATGGAGAATGGGAAGTCTGGCGACGATTTTATCTCGCACTGCTTCAGGTGAGTCAGCGAAGACAATTATCACAAGCGGGTGACAGAAGTGTCCGAGTTTGGTGAACACTTCTGCTGTATCGAGGATGAAACTATCATCACCTATGAGGAAGATCAGTTCAGGGAGGGAAAGGCATAGCTCGGTGATTTTTTGGGTGAGTGTCAGTGATACCGAGGTTGTTGGGTTCATATTCGTTTTATGGGAATGTAATCTGCGTAGCTGAAGGAAACCTGCATCTCACAGACGGCGAATCGGTCTTTGTCTTCATCTCCTTTGTCGTGGAGATCTTCAAACGGCAGCATGTTCGGGTGATGTTTTAGAGGGTCATTGCGTACTGGATTGTAGTGCCAACCTGCCAGGAGTTGTTCTGCCCACCATCGCTGGTGTTCCAGACGGGAAAGCCACTCCACATTAGATTGAAGTTCACTCTGGATTTCTGTCCATTCCACCTTTTCATATCCGTCAGGGATATTTTTTCCTTCTTTG
Above is a genomic segment from Methanorbis furvi containing:
- a CDS encoding cofactor-independent phosphoglycerate mutase — protein: MKYLLILGDGMADEPIPELGGKTPLEVAKKPNMDRIAREGKCGMMRTVPDSQEPGSDVANMSILGYDPAKYYTSRGALEAMSMGVPFGPNDLAYRCNFVTIENGKMKDFSAGHISSAEGKELFASLSERLKDFDVKLYPGVSYRNVLMLPNGKGSVTKAPHDIVDEVIDPYLPVGEDAAVLHRYMVISYDVFANHPVNKARIAAGKNPANMIWPWSGGAKPAMPAFSEMFGKKGAVISAVDLLFGIARCAGMEIVKVPGATGYLDTDYLGKAKAAVSTLKGDVDFVYMHVEAPDEAGHLGSVEEKIKAIEQLDEAVGYILDNFDGCVMLMPDHPTPIAKKTHTRDAVPFAVLGLGEKDSVSMYTEKEVAAKGGYGSVQSVDLLRMIFAEK
- a CDS encoding RyR domain-containing protein gives rise to the protein MNPTTSVSLTLTQKITELCLSLPELIFLIGDDSFILDTAEVFTKLGHFCHPLVIIVFADSPEAVRDKIVARLPILHPDTQKKEQETIRHLTGISDACLPLPAITFKKLTDLTISPIQNTKYAVIIDRNHLDQTKFISSKTSILTEEITDIGETDQTEFIAQAVHSRYAHKHHKPIHWNELTPTQQDQNICQAAHHLIKFAILGYRICPGEDPKKWNQLQQQLTTEGISFLAELEHNRWWAVMLANGWHLNERRDDQQMLHPDMIPYSCLNQEAKQKDIDAFESIQMIYQKTGYHPEKYKPKTNSEN